The following DNA comes from Streptomyces sp. NBC_00690.
TCGAGCGAGAATTGGTACCGGTCGAAGGCGTGGTCGACGTGTTGGCGCAATTGGCGGCGGACGGCGTCCCCTACTGCGTGGCGTCTTCGGGAAGCCATGAGCGGATCAGGGTGGGCCATCGAAAGACCGGGCTCGATGCGTGGTTCCCCGACGAGATCGTCTTCAGCGCCGACGACGTGGGTCGGGGAAAGCCCGCACCGGACCTCTTCCTCCATGCCGCGCAACGAATGGGCGTCGCCCCCGCGCGCTGCATCGTCATCGAAGACAGCGCCCTCGGCGTGAGGGCCGCGGTCGCCGCCGGGATGGATTCCTACGGATTCACCGCGATGACGCCAGCCGACAAGCTCATCGGTGCGAAAGGCTACTTCCAGAAGATGACAGAGCTACCTGTGTTGCTGAAGAGCATCAAGGGCTCTGAGTGACACATTTTCGGGGCCGGTTGAGCCGTGCCCGTATGCCCTTACGCGCCCGCAAGGACGGCCGGATACGGTGGCGGTCATGAGTGGCCGCGGATTGCTGATGTGGGACGAGGCACTGACCGGGTACGACTTCGGGGACAGCCACCCCATGGACCCGGTACGGCTCGCACTGACCATGGGTCTGGTACGGGCCTACGGGCTGGACAAGGTGATGGACGTGCGGGCGGCCAAGCCCGCGGGCGACTCCACGCTGCGACTCGTCCACCACGAGGACTATGTGGCAGCGGTCAAGGCCGCGTCCGCGCAGCCGCGCGCTGCCGAGCAGTCCTACGGACTCGGCACGTTGGACGACCCTGCCTTCACGGGGATGCACGAGGCGTCCGCGCTGATCGCCGGGCAGTCGGTCGGGGCGGCGGAGGCGGTCTGGCGCTCGGACGCGGCGCACGCGGTGAACTTCGCCGGCGGGCTGCACCACGCGATGCCCGGGAGCGCAGCCGGCTTCTGTATCTACAACGACGCCTCACTCGCCATCGCCCGACTCCTGGAGCTGGGCGCGCAACGCATCGCGTACGTCGACGTCGACGTACACCACGGTGATGGGGTGCAGGCTGCGTTCTGGGACGATCCGCGGGTTCTGACGATCTCGCTCCACGAACATCCCCAGACTCTTTTCCCCGGCACCGGATGGGCTTCGGAGACCGGGGGCGCGGGTCCCGCGGAGGGCACGGCCGTCAATCTGCCCCTGCCCGCGGGTACGGGAGACGAAGGCTGGCTCAGGGCGTTCCACGCGGTGGTGCCCGAGTTGTTGGCCGAGTTCCGTCCCCAGGTGTTGGTCACCCAACATGGCGCGGACACCCACTTCGAGGATCCGCTGGCCCATCTGGCCGTGTCGTTGGACGCGCAAAGGGCCGTGCAGGAGTCCTGCCACGAGCTGGCGCACGAATACGTCGACGGCGGACGCTGGCTCGCGCTGGGTGGTGGCGGGTACGCGGTCGTCGACGTGGTGCCCCGGTCGTGGACACACCTGGTGGGAATTGCCGCACATGCGCCGGTCGAGCCGGAGTCGTTGATTCCGTCCGAGTGGCGGGACGAGGTGTACGCACGGACCCGGCAGCCCGGTCCACGGAGGATGACGGACGGACGTGATCCGGTCTGGCGTGAGTGGGGTGCCGGCTACGACCCCGCTGACCGGTTGGACCAGGCGGTGCTGGCCACCCGGAAGGCAGTCTTCCCCCTTCGAGGGCTGCTGCCCTGACCCCGCTGGCCCTCGGCTCGGTGTTGACGGTCGGCGGGTTCGGCCGTGGGGCACCCCAGGGCGGCCCTGACGCGCTCATGACGTACAGGGTGAGGGAATCCCTGCGCTGCCCCGCCGCGTGCCCTCACAGGCCGTTTGAGCCGCCGGGAGAACTCCGGCGTTACTCCAACCGTGCGATGCGCGGCGGATTTCGCCGTAGGAACCCCGGTCGGTCCGGGAGCATCGGATGCGTGTCGAGCATCGGAGCGCTACGGGCGCATCTCTTGGCCACCGGTCTGGCCGGGGCCGTGGGAACCCTGCGGGAGGGCAGCCTGCGGAGCTATCGTCTCTTCGCCGCACGCGACCCGCGCGTGACGCTCGGCCTTGCGGCACGGGGTGAGTGGAGCGCGGGTGACGTCATGGCGTTGATGGCGGACCGGTGCGGAGTCTCGGCCGACCCGAACGAGCGCACCGGGCCCGATGTCATCGACCCCGAGCGGACGTTGAGGGCGCTCGACGCCTTCGCCGACCAGTTGGCCGAGGTGGTGGCGCGACGGGGAGCCGTCCTGCTCGGAACGGGGCATCCGGATCGACTGCTGGGGTTCTACGCCGGGCTGGCAGACGCGTTGTCCGCAACAGGATGCCTAGTTCTCACCCCCGCGCAGGGGCGATGTGTCGACATAACGACCCGGTTCGGGGTACGTACGTACAACCTTGAGTACGTACGGGGAGTCGCGCTGGTGCGGGCACCCGGCGCACGGGGCGCAGGGTGTGAGACCGGCGCGCACACCCATTCGCCCCTCCCTTTGCGTGCCGCGGTGGAGGGTCTCGCAGAGCAGGAAGGCCCCCTTCCGGACCTGGTGATCGGGGACCACGGATGGGTCTGCGGGGCAGGTCAGCTGGGTATGAGGGCCATCGGACTGGCCGATACCGACGACCCTGCACTCTTCGTCGGCGAGGCCGAGGGGAGGGTGTCCGTGGTGGTGCCGCTCGATGACGGTCGGCGGCCTGCTCATTACCGCCCGCTGACGCGCTATGTACTCAAACGAGCCTGTCTGTCACAGTAGGCGGCCGATGGCTGCTCCTCTTCCCCACTCGCACCACCCGCCCCTAGTCTGGGGAGTGAGCGCACAGCGACGAAGAGTCACCGGAGGGGAAGCCGGTGTGCGTCATGTGCGGAAGGTACAGGTGGGTCATGGCTGCTGGCAGCGAGAGGCCTCTTAACGAGGTCAAGTTTCTTACCGTGGCGGAAGTTGCCTCGGTGATGCGGGTGTCGAAGATGACGGTGTACCGATTGGTGCACAGTGGTCATCTGCCGGCGATTCGGGTGGGGAGGTCCTTCCGAGTACCGGAGCAAGCGGTGCACGACTACCTCCGCGAGTCTTTCGTGGGGGTGGAATCCGCATAGCGGGAGTAGAGCGACTGCCCTCGGATTACAACCTCGATGCTCTGCCGGGTAGGCTGGACCGACGTAGGTCGTGTGGGCCCAGACGCCCCGCACCGAGTGAAGAGAAGTGAGCGAGGGTAGTCGTGGGCTCTGTTATTAAGAAGCGGCGCAAGCGGATGGCTAAGAAGAAGCACCGCAAGCTGCTCAAGCGCACCCGCGTTCAGCGTCGTAACAAGAAGTAAGCGACAGCTGTACGTAGCACTGTGGCCCTCCCACCAGTCGGTGGGAGGGCCACAGTGCGTTGGCACGCCTTCCCGTGTGCCCCCGCCCGTGTTCGGGCGGGAGAAGAGGGGCGAGGCGGCCTCCTGGTGCCTTTGTGTGAGGCGCTCTCGCCCGCACTGAAGGACGCGCTCCGAGTCGGGAGCGTCACGTGTCATCACGCCGCAACGCCGAGGCGCTACGGTGACGCTGAAAGCGGGCCCACGGAATCCGAAGGAAGGAGCAGATCTTGGGAAAGGTCGTGCTCGTCACCGGGGTGGCCCGGCAACTCGGAGGACGTCTCGTACGCCGCATCCTGCGGGATCCCGAGGTCCAGCGAGTGATCGGCGTCGACGTCGTGCGGCCCGAGCACCATCTGGGCGGCGCAGAGTTCATCCAGGCCGACATCCGACAGCCGACAATCGGACGGGTCCTCGCGGAGCACCGCGTCGACACGGTCGTCCACCTCGATGTCACCGGCACGCCGCTGGGCGCCGGCGGCCGGACCGCGGTCAAGGAGACCAACGTCATCGGGACCATGCAGCTGCTCGGCGCATGCCAGAAGTCTCCCGATGTCAGACGGCTGGTGATCAAGTCGACGACGAGCGTGTACGGCTCGGCTTCCCGTGATCCCGCGGTCTTCACCGAGACCACCTCGCCCAAATCCCTGCCGAGCGGCGGATTCGCCAAGGACTCGGTCGAGGTCGAGGGCTATGTCCGGGGCTTCGCCAGAAGGCGGCCTGACGTGGCCGTGTGCGTGCTGCGGTTCGCCAACATCCTCGGTCCCTGCGCGGACTCCCCCCTGGCCGAGTTCTTCTCGCTGCCGGTGCTGCCGACGGTGTTCGGCTATGACCCCCGACTTCAGTTCGTCCACGAGGACGATGTGATCGACGTCCTCACCCTGGCGCTCCACGAGCCCCGGCGAGGAACGCTCAACAGCGGCACCTTCAACATCGCCGGCGACGGGGTGCTCCTGCTCTCCCAGTGCTCACGCAGGCTGGGGCGTCCGACCGTGCCCGTACTGCTGCCGGCGGTCACCTGGATCGGCTCCGCGCTGCGTACGGTCGGGATCACCGACTTCTCGCCCGAGCAGATCCGGTTGTTGACCCACGGCCGGGTGGTCAGCACCGTGCAGATGCGCGAGACACTGGGGTTCGAGCCGAAGTTCACGACCGCGGAGACGTTCGCCGACTTCGCCCGGAGTCGGGGAGCGGGTCTGCTGCCACCCCACACCCTGGTACGGGCCGTGGACCAGGTGGCGGAGTCCCTGGGGGCCCTGGTGGCGCGCGGGGATGGCTCACGGGCTCACAGGGCCCAGGGCGATGTGGGATAAGGCCGGATAAGGAGCGCAGGCACGATGGCGGACGCCAAGGTCATTCCTTTCGACGACGACCGTTCGCGAGGTGGCGCCCAGCGCTCGCGGCGGCGCTCCGCCGGGGCTCTCGGCGGTGCGGCGGGCGGCGAGGGGAAGAAGACCGAGCCCACCGTGGTGCGGCAGACCGTGCGGACCCTGCCCGGGGCCGTCGAGCAGCCGTCCGCGGCCCGGGCGACCGGTGGTGGGGGAGACATGGTGGAGGACGGCCCGGAGCACGGGCCCGGCGACGGCTGGGAACGGCGTCTCGCGACGGGCCTGGCCTTCCTACGGCGCAGGGTCACCGGTGACTACGAGGTCGATGAGTTCGGCTACGACAAGGAACTGACCGACCAGGTACTGATGTCGCTGGTGCGGCCCCTGTACGAGAAGTACTTCCGGGTCGAGGTCAAGGGCATCGAGAACATCCCCGCCGAGGGCGGTGCGCTGGTCGTCGCCAACCACTCCGGCACCCTGCCGCTCGACGGCTTGATGATGCAGGTGGCCGTCCACGACAACCATCCGGCCGATCGCCATCTACGGTTGCTCGCCGCCGACCTCGTCTTCGTCCTGCCCGTCATCAATGAACTGGCGCGCAAGGCCGGGCACACCCTGGCCTGTGCGGAGGACGCGGAGAGGCTGCTCCAGCGTGGTGAGGTCGTCGGGGTGATGCCCGAGGGCTTCAAGGGCATCGGGAAGCCCTTCAGCGACCGTTACAAGCTCCAGCGCTTTGGGCGGGGCGGGTTCGTCTCCACCGCGCTCAGGGCGGGTGTGCCGATCGTGCCGTGCTCGATCGTCGGCGCCGAGGAGATCTATCCGATGATCGGCAACTCCAAGACGCTGGCCAGGCTGCTCGGCATTCCGTACTTTCCGATCACGCCGACTTTCCCTTGGTTGGGGCCGCTGGGGGCGGTGCCGTTGCCGACCAAGTGGACCATTCAGTTCGGGGAGCCGATCGAGACCTCGGGGTATCCGGCCGAGGCCGCCGAGGATCCGATGCTGATGTTCAACCTCACGGACCAGGTGCGGGAGCAGATCCAGCACACCTTGTACAAGTTGCTGGTGCAGCGTCGGTCCGTGTTCTTCTAGCCGTTTCCCAGCCGTCGCCGATCGCCGTTGGCCACTGGTGATCGATACCGCTGCGACCGTCCTAGTACGGCACCGGAAGGGGTGTCAGGACAGCAGTCCTGACACCCCTTCCCCATGTGTCTAGCGTCCTTCTTCCGCGTTCAGTCCCAGTCCGGGAAGGATGCCCGGGAGGAGTGGCGGAATGGTGACGTCCGGCTCTGGGGCCGGGGTGTTCTTGCCCGGCGCCGGTGGTGGCGTGTTGTCCGGTGTCGGGTCGAGCAGCCCGCCCACGTCACCGCCGAGCAGCCCGTCTTCCTTCTGGGCCGGTGTGGAACCGCCCGACGGACGGGGATCGCTCTTCTCCGCACCGGTGGACGTGTCCGGTGCCTGGGATGCCGCAGGGGCCTTCTGCCCGCCGGGTGCGGGCGATCGACCGGGTGCCTGAGGCGATGTGCTGCTGGTGCGGGGCGCGTCGCGGCCCCCCTGTTCCGGTGGGCTGGGCAGCAGCGACTGGAGCGGTCCGACCTCTTGGTCTATGGCGTCGAATACGTGGTTCACCTCGTTGCCGACATCGGTGAGCTGCACCGGAAGCCTGTCGCGCAGTCCGTTCCACGCGTCGCGGTGGGCGCGGGAGAAGGAGTTCAGCTTCTGGATGGGACGGAGAGAGCCGTCCCGTGCGTAGGCGGCGTGGAGCAGTCGGTGGCCTTCGGTGGCGTCGTGCCGCATGCCGTTGAGAGCACGACGGACCTCGCCGAGGGACTCGTGGTCGAGCTCGCCCGCTCGCCCGCGCTCCATCAGCCGTCGGGCCTCGCTGA
Coding sequences within:
- a CDS encoding HAD family hydrolase, with amino-acid sequence MDYDLVIFDNDGVLVDSEPVANTILAGYLTELGHPTSYEDSLRDYMGSAVHRVHDLVLERTGQTLPADFDETLHMRVFAAFERELVPVEGVVDVLAQLAADGVPYCVASSGSHERIRVGHRKTGLDAWFPDEIVFSADDVGRGKPAPDLFLHAAQRMGVAPARCIVIEDSALGVRAAVAAGMDSYGFTAMTPADKLIGAKGYFQKMTELPVLLKSIKGSE
- a CDS encoding acetoin utilization protein AcuC, producing MSGRGLLMWDEALTGYDFGDSHPMDPVRLALTMGLVRAYGLDKVMDVRAAKPAGDSTLRLVHHEDYVAAVKAASAQPRAAEQSYGLGTLDDPAFTGMHEASALIAGQSVGAAEAVWRSDAAHAVNFAGGLHHAMPGSAAGFCIYNDASLAIARLLELGAQRIAYVDVDVHHGDGVQAAFWDDPRVLTISLHEHPQTLFPGTGWASETGGAGPAEGTAVNLPLPAGTGDEGWLRAFHAVVPELLAEFRPQVLVTQHGADTHFEDPLAHLAVSLDAQRAVQESCHELAHEYVDGGRWLALGGGGYAVVDVVPRSWTHLVGIAAHAPVEPESLIPSEWRDEVYARTRQPGPRRMTDGRDPVWREWGAGYDPADRLDQAVLATRKAVFPLRGLLP
- a CDS encoding phosphatase codes for the protein MSSIGALRAHLLATGLAGAVGTLREGSLRSYRLFAARDPRVTLGLAARGEWSAGDVMALMADRCGVSADPNERTGPDVIDPERTLRALDAFADQLAEVVARRGAVLLGTGHPDRLLGFYAGLADALSATGCLVLTPAQGRCVDITTRFGVRTYNLEYVRGVALVRAPGARGAGCETGAHTHSPLPLRAAVEGLAEQEGPLPDLVIGDHGWVCGAGQLGMRAIGLADTDDPALFVGEAEGRVSVVVPLDDGRRPAHYRPLTRYVLKRACLSQ
- a CDS encoding helix-turn-helix domain-containing protein, which gives rise to MAAGSERPLNEVKFLTVAEVASVMRVSKMTVYRLVHSGHLPAIRVGRSFRVPEQAVHDYLRESFVGVESA
- a CDS encoding 30S ribosomal protein bS22, coding for MGSVIKKRRKRMAKKKHRKLLKRTRVQRRNKK
- a CDS encoding NAD-dependent epimerase/dehydratase family protein → MGKVVLVTGVARQLGGRLVRRILRDPEVQRVIGVDVVRPEHHLGGAEFIQADIRQPTIGRVLAEHRVDTVVHLDVTGTPLGAGGRTAVKETNVIGTMQLLGACQKSPDVRRLVIKSTTSVYGSASRDPAVFTETTSPKSLPSGGFAKDSVEVEGYVRGFARRRPDVAVCVLRFANILGPCADSPLAEFFSLPVLPTVFGYDPRLQFVHEDDVIDVLTLALHEPRRGTLNSGTFNIAGDGVLLLSQCSRRLGRPTVPVLLPAVTWIGSALRTVGITDFSPEQIRLLTHGRVVSTVQMRETLGFEPKFTTAETFADFARSRGAGLLPPHTLVRAVDQVAESLGALVARGDGSRAHRAQGDVG
- a CDS encoding lysophospholipid acyltransferase family protein, which translates into the protein MADAKVIPFDDDRSRGGAQRSRRRSAGALGGAAGGEGKKTEPTVVRQTVRTLPGAVEQPSAARATGGGGDMVEDGPEHGPGDGWERRLATGLAFLRRRVTGDYEVDEFGYDKELTDQVLMSLVRPLYEKYFRVEVKGIENIPAEGGALVVANHSGTLPLDGLMMQVAVHDNHPADRHLRLLAADLVFVLPVINELARKAGHTLACAEDAERLLQRGEVVGVMPEGFKGIGKPFSDRYKLQRFGRGGFVSTALRAGVPIVPCSIVGAEEIYPMIGNSKTLARLLGIPYFPITPTFPWLGPLGAVPLPTKWTIQFGEPIETSGYPAEAAEDPMLMFNLTDQVREQIQHTLYKLLVQRRSVFF
- a CDS encoding DUF5667 domain-containing protein, with translation MIANVSAHRRANAFAQALEDQVAEQPDESVESTDQGRLLALATGLGELPRPEMDPEVKVVQRAQLVAAMEAMLQEGTAAGSATMGPTVPEQRRAGRGAHRASPLRKLRPRSRWSKGLAAGGLTVTVAAGAFGGVAAASTDALPGDTLYGLKRGMEDIRLGMADGETDRGEVYLDQASTRLSEARRLMERGRAGELDHESLGEVRRALNGMRHDATEGHRLLHAAYARDGSLRPIQKLNSFSRAHRDAWNGLRDRLPVQLTDVGNEVNHVFDAIDQEVGPLQSLLPSPPEQGGRDAPRTSSTSPQAPGRSPAPGGQKAPAASQAPDTSTGAEKSDPRPSGGSTPAQKEDGLLGGDVGGLLDPTPDNTPPPAPGKNTPAPEPDVTIPPLLPGILPGLGLNAEEGR